One Cervus canadensis isolate Bull #8, Minnesota chromosome 1, ASM1932006v1, whole genome shotgun sequence genomic window carries:
- the PIGW gene encoding LOW QUALITY PROTEIN: phosphatidylinositol-glycan biosynthesis class W protein (The sequence of the model RefSeq protein was modified relative to this genomic sequence to represent the inferred CDS: inserted 1 base in 1 codon), translating into MSQKQMKEAFVSNQNGTSVLEITEGLCLPALCILCRGLLIIVSQHFCSSSHNSRTRFLVDFAFLIVPLVTTLTIFSSFVLLQYLVAIILGAGLLYEIYCRRTCYVRMPFHKICEKFLKVSLESEHIPAISCFRVVNSAFTAVAILAVDFPLFPRRYAKTELYGTGAMDYGVGGFIFGSAMVSPEVRRKYTKGSRLCYLTKSLYSVWPLVFLGMGRLVAIKSIDYQEHLTEYGVHWNFFFTLIVVKLITSLLLIMFPLNKSWIVAISITALYQLALDFTPLKSLILYGTDGSGTRVGLLNANREGIISTLGYVAIHMAGVQTGLYVLKRRSQIKDWIKAAYCILLTAIGLFISLYIVQVNVEVASRRMANLAFCIWIVASCLILLSSLLLGDIILSFAKFVIKEAAVPCSWKLIQSPTANKKHLESTVSEAKRKEPTLCLITAMNRNQLLFFLLSNVTTGLVNLXLDTLHSSTPWALCLLNLYMFTNCLIIYVLHLQDKTIKFW; encoded by the exons atgtCTCAAAAGCAGATGAAGGAAGCTTTTGTCAGTAACCAGAATGGAACAAGCGTGCTGGAAATCACCGAGGGCTTGTGCCTGCCTGCACTCTGTATCCTGTGTAGAGGGCTCCTGATCATTGTCTCACAGCACTTCTGCTCTTCTTCACATAACTCGAGGACTCGATTCTTGGTTGACTTTGCTTTCCTAATAGTTCCCCTGGTCACCACTTTGaccattttctcttcatttgtccTCCTCCAGTATCTTGTTGCAATTATCCTTGGGGCAGGACTGCTCTATGAAATATACTGCAGAAGAACTTGCTATGTGAGAATGCCTTTCCACaaaatctgtgaaaaattcttGAAAGTCAGTCTAGAATCAGAACACATTCCAGCCATCTCCTGTTTCCGTGTTGTTAACAGTGCCTTTACTGCTGTTGCCATTTTGGCTGTGGACTTCCCACTGTTTCCCAGAAGATATGCCAAAACCGAGCTCTACGGGACAGGAGCAATGGATTATGGAGTAGGGGGCTTTATTTTTGGGTCTGCAATGGTTTCTCCAGAGGTTAGgagaaaatatacaaaaggcTCCAGACTTTGTTATCTTACAAAGTCACTGTACTCTGTTTGGCCATTAGTTTTCCTAGGAATGGGGCGATTAGTTGCTATAAAATCCATAGACTATCAGGAACATTTAACTGAGTATGGTGTTCACTGGAACTTTTTCTTTACCTTAATAGTTGTGAAACTGATAACATCACTGCTTTTGATTATGTTTCCCCTAAATAAATCCTGGATTGTGGCCATCAGCATTACTGCATTATACCAGCTAGCCCTTGATTTTACCCCCCTGAAAAGTTTAATTTTGTATGGCACTGATGGCAGTGGCACAAGGGTTGGTTTATTAAATGCCAACCGAGAAGGAATCATCTCTACCTTGGGGTACGTGGCAATACACATGGCTGGTGTTCAAACAGGGTTATATGTGCTTAAGAGAAGGTCACAGATCAAAGACTGGATAAAAGCAGCATACTGTATTCTATTGACAGCTATTGGCCTCTTCATTTCTCTTTACATAGTTCAGGTAAATGTAGAAGTAGCATCTCGAAGGATGGCCAATTTAGCTTTTTGTATTTGGATAGTTGCTTCTTGCCTGATCCTTCTTAGTAGTTTATTACTGGGTGATATAATTTTGAGTTTTGCCAAATTTGTAATTAAAGAGGCAGCAGTACCATGTTCTTGGAAACTTATCCAGTCACCCACTGCAAATAAAAAGCATCTGGAATCCACAGTCTCTGAAGCCAAAAGAAAGGAACCTACTCTCTGTTTAATCACAGCAATGAACAGAAACCagttactttttttcttgctgtcAAATGTAACAACTGGTCTAGTCAACC TCCTTGATACATTACACAGCAGTACCCCATGGGCCTTGTGCCTGCTCAATCTCTACATGTTTACCAACTGCTTAATTATATATGTGCTACACTTGCAAGATAAGACAATAAAATTTTGGTGA